CATCCCGATCGCGGCCAGGACCATCATCGTCGAGCCGACCCCGGCGGCCGTCCGATTGAAGCGCTGGACGTCGTACTTCAGGCCGCCGGCGAGGAGGCTCGCGCCCAGCACCAGCAGGATGTTGCCGATGATGCTGCCCGTGAGCGACGCCTTGACGACCTCGTCCAGGCCGTTGAACAGGGCGAAGAGGGCGATGATCAGCTCGGCCGCGTTGCCGAAGGTGGCGTTCAGCAGGCCGCCGATCCCGGGCCCGAGCCGCTCGGCGAGCTGCTCCGTGGCCCTCCCCATCAGCCCGGCCAGCGGGACGATGGCGAGGCACGACGCCAGGAAGAGCCAGATCGGCCCCGCGCCGGCGAACCTCAGGCCGACCGCGACGGGGACCGCCAGCAGGAGGGCCATGAGCCAGCCCGACTCCCTCGGGTCGAGGAAATCCCACCACGGCCCCGCGGCCGCAACTATCGGGCCGCCGGGGTCTGCGCCCTCGCCCAGCCGGTTGACTCGCGCCTGGTCCAACTTATAATGCCTCCATCTTAAGGGGACCGTCGTCCGGACGGTTAAGGGAATTTAACCCGCTCTCTCCAATCGGTTGCATCGCAGCGAGGGACCAGATCATGGCCGACAGCGTGAAGGAGTTTACCGACGCCAACTGGAAGTCGGAAGTGCTCGATTCCTCGACCCCGGTCGTGGTCGACTTCTGGGCCCCCTGGTGCGGGCCCTGCCGCATGCTGGCCCCGACGATCGAGAAGCTGGCGACGGAGTTCGGCGACAAGGTGAAAGTCGGCAAGCTCAACACCGACGAGAACACCGACACGCCGGGCAGCCTGCGGATCTCGGCCATCCCGACCGTGCTGGTCTTCCACGGCGGCAAGGAGGTCGACCGCCTGGTCGGCGTCAACCCGCTGAACAAATTCAAGGACGCTCTCGAGAAGCTCGGCGTCCCCGTCTGACCCGACCCGACCCCGGCCGGAGCGACCGCCTTCCCATGCCCCTCGCCGCCGATCCCCTCTTCCGGGGGAGCCCCGGGATCAAGGTCTGCGGCCTGACCGACCCCGCCGAGGCGGTCGCCTGCCTGGCGGCGGGGGTCGACTGGATCGGCCTGAATTTCCACCCCCCGTCGCCCCGGTCCCTGACGATCGACCGCGCCGGGGCGATCCTCTCCGCCTGCCCGCGTCCCGACGCCGCCGTCGGCCTTTTCGTCGATCGTCCCCCCGCCGAGGTCGTCGCGACCTGCCGCACGCTCGGGTTGTCGCGGGTCCAGCTCCACGGCGACGAGCCGCCCGAAGACCTGTCGGCGCTGGGCGAGTTCTTCCTGATCCGGGCCTTCCGCCTCCGCGACGCCTCGGCCGTCCGGGCCATGAGCGCCCATCTGGAACGCGCGTCGCGACTCGGCCGCGCGCCCGACGCCGTCCTGATCGACGCCTGGTCGCCCTCGGCGTTCGGCGGCACCGGGGCGACGATCACGGCCTCGATCCTGGTCGACCTGCCGCCGATCGCCCGCCTGATGCTCGCCGGCGGCCTGACCCCCGAGAACGTCGCCGCCCGCGCCCTGGCGATCCGCCCCTGGATGGTCGACCTCGCCAGCGGCGTCGAGTCCGCACCAGGCCGCAAGGACCTCGACAAGGTGCAATCCCTCGTCCGCGCCCTCCGGCCCGTCCCCGCCTGAGGATTTCAATCGACTTCCCCGACTCCCCCCTCGACGCGCCCCGGATCGACTGCTAAAATACCCCTCGACCTGACGACGTGCGACTCGCTCGCACGCTCGACGAATCCGAGAGCCGAAGTGGCGGAATTGGCAGACGCGCTAGGTTCAGGTCCTAGTTCCCTTCACTGGGAGTGCAGGTTCAACTCCTGTCTTCGGCAATACGAATCCAGACGGCGACGGGGTTTACGCGACTCCCGTCGCCGTTCCCGTTTGCGGGCGGGGCTCGACGCAGGTCTTCATCGTGGTGAGGCCTGCCTGGCTGATCCGTCGGGACGGCTCGAGTGGACGTCGTCCATCGCGAATCCCTCGTCGTCGCGCTTATGACCCGATTCGCCGCGGCGTCGACTCCGGGCGTTCCTCGTCGAGTCGCCGTCATCCCCCGAAGTCGAAGCGGACTTCGCCGCCTTCGAGCTTCAGGCGGGCGTCGAAGGGCTTTCCGGCCTTCGACTCGAACCCCTTGAGCAACGGTGTGCGGCCCGATTTCAGCAGGGCCTGGGCCGATTTGACCGAGATCTTCTTGCCGGCGATCGTCTTCCAGACGGCGAATCCGCAACCATTCTTCCGGCCGGAGCAGCCGAAGGACCTCGGCCCCTCCACGACCTCCGAGCCGCACAGGGGGCAGGCCCCGACGGCCACCGTGGCGAACGCGGGGGGACTCGCATCGGGCGCCTTCGTCGTCGCGGCGGCCTTGCCCGTGCGTCGCGGCGGCTTCGCGCCCGAACGCTTCGCCGAGGCTCGTGCCTTGGGCCGGCCGGCGAACCTCCGCTCGGCGGCCGCGGGGACCGGGACGTCCATCAACGCGCCGGACTCCGAGAGCTGGAGCATCGCCTCGCCCGCGCCTTCGAGGGCGAGCGGGCGGGCCAGGACGCGCCGCTGGATCAATTCGCGGATCTGGGCGTCGTCGAGCACCAGGCCGCGGTATTCGCGAAAGAGCGTGAATCGGCACCCGTCCTTCCACCCGGAGCAGCCGAAGCCCTTCTTGCCCGCGATCACCGGCAGGCCGCAGCGCGGGCAGTCTCCCAGGCGGGACGGATCGACCTCGGCGTCCTCGGGCGTGCGGACGACGTCGCCGGTGTAGCGGAGGATTTCGGCCATGAACCGGCCGGGCTCCAGCCGCCCGCGTTCGATCTCGCGGAGCTTGGCCTCCCACTCACCGGTCAGCTCGGGGCTCTTGAGGCCGCGGTCGCGGACGATCGCCACGAGGTAGCGCCCCAGGTCGGTCGCCGCCAGGGCCTTCCCGTCGCGGACGATGTAGCCGCGATCCAGCAGGGTCTCGATGATCGCCGCGCGCGTGGCCGGCGTGCCGAGGCCGCGCTCCTTGAGCGCCTCCTTCAGGGCCTCGTCCTCGACGAGCTTGCCGGCCGTCTCCATCGCGCCCAGCAACGTCCCTTCGGTGTAGGGCTTGGGCGGGCTCGTGCGGCCCTCGCGCACGGACGGCTCATGGGGGCCGCTCTCTCCGACGCGGAATTCGGGCAGCTCCTGCTCGTCTTCCTTCTTCTCGGCGTCGGGCTTGCGCGGGTCGAGCACCGTCCAGCCGGGGTCGACCACCCGGACGCCCCGCGCGCGGAAGGGCACCTGGTTCGTCAGGCCCGAGACCGTCGTGATCTCCTTCACGCAGGTGGGGTAGAACGCGGCGATCAGGCGGGTCACGATCGCGTCGAACACCTTCTGGAGGGCCGGGGCGAGGTTGCCGGGCTTCTTCCCGGTCGGGATGATCGCGTG
The DNA window shown above is from Paludisphaera mucosa and carries:
- the trxA gene encoding thioredoxin, with translation MADSVKEFTDANWKSEVLDSSTPVVVDFWAPWCGPCRMLAPTIEKLATEFGDKVKVGKLNTDENTDTPGSLRISAIPTVLVFHGGKEVDRLVGVNPLNKFKDALEKLGVPV
- a CDS encoding phosphoribosylanthranilate isomerase — encoded protein: MPLAADPLFRGSPGIKVCGLTDPAEAVACLAAGVDWIGLNFHPPSPRSLTIDRAGAILSACPRPDAAVGLFVDRPPAEVVATCRTLGLSRVQLHGDEPPEDLSALGEFFLIRAFRLRDASAVRAMSAHLERASRLGRAPDAVLIDAWSPSAFGGTGATITASILVDLPPIARLMLAGGLTPENVAARALAIRPWMVDLASGVESAPGRKDLDKVQSLVRALRPVPA
- a CDS encoding type IA DNA topoisomerase, producing the protein MRVVLAEKPSVARELASFLGADTRREGYFEGRGYQVTWALGHLATLKEPDDYDPALKKWSLETLPFAPERFELKPRGDSGALKQLGVIRKLLRGADEVVCATDAGREGELIFRYIQELCGCVGKPTRRLWLSSLTESAIREAFGRLRPLSEYDALYAAARCRSEADWVVGLNATRYYTVRYRSSGRLWSVGRVQTPVLAMIVRRDDEIRTFQPEPFWELLTRYRSVTFKFAGDRFTIQDEALGVLDRIREHPFAIVGVDRKPERIPPPQLHDLTELQREMNRRFGFSADATLKAAQSLYEAKIISYPRTDSRYLGSDMRAKIPGILEDLRPLRGEQVGRLDLASLAFSGRLINDAKVSDHHAIIPTGKKPGNLAPALQKVFDAIVTRLIAAFYPTCVKEITTVSGLTNQVPFRARGVRVVDPGWTVLDPRKPDAEKKEDEQELPEFRVGESGPHEPSVREGRTSPPKPYTEGTLLGAMETAGKLVEDEALKEALKERGLGTPATRAAIIETLLDRGYIVRDGKALAATDLGRYLVAIVRDRGLKSPELTGEWEAKLREIERGRLEPGRFMAEILRYTGDVVRTPEDAEVDPSRLGDCPRCGLPVIAGKKGFGCSGWKDGCRFTLFREYRGLVLDDAQIRELIQRRVLARPLALEGAGEAMLQLSESGALMDVPVPAAAERRFAGRPKARASAKRSGAKPPRRTGKAAATTKAPDASPPAFATVAVGACPLCGSEVVEGPRSFGCSGRKNGCGFAVWKTIAGKKISVKSAQALLKSGRTPLLKGFESKAGKPFDARLKLEGGEVRFDFGG